From Bacteroidota bacterium, a single genomic window includes:
- the lysA gene encoding diaminopimelate decarboxylase, whose protein sequence is MNFEENYPVLKSADLVKLTEEFGSPLYVYHAETIKRQYERITNAFSNVSLKIKYACKALTNVQVLKYVHSLGAGLDAVSIEEAIIGIKAGFTPKEILFTPNGVAFDEIKQAVDMGLVINIDNISVLEQFGHEYEGRVPCCIRLNPHIAAGGNSHIQTGHIDSKFGISIHQLRHVLRIVTSCKMKVNGLHIHTGSEILDSSVFLRVAELMFEEAKQFPDLEFIDFGSGFKVAYKEGDYTTDIEELASEFTLLFNNFCTDYGKKLELWFEPGKFLVSEAGVLLTQVNTVKQTMSTVFAGVNSGQNHLIRPMFYDAYHHIINISNPTGKQRLYTVVGYICETDTFGWDRKMAEVREGDILAILNAGAYGFSMSNNYNSRLRPAEVMIENGKARLIRRRETVEDLLKTQIM, encoded by the coding sequence ATGAATTTCGAAGAAAATTATCCCGTCCTCAAAAGTGCCGACCTTGTTAAACTTACCGAAGAATTCGGTAGCCCGCTTTATGTGTATCATGCGGAAACCATAAAACGACAATATGAACGAATCACAAATGCATTCAGCAATGTGTCGCTCAAAATAAAATATGCTTGCAAAGCGCTGACGAATGTACAAGTGCTGAAATATGTACACAGCCTCGGGGCAGGACTTGATGCTGTATCTATTGAAGAAGCAATCATCGGGATCAAAGCGGGATTTACACCGAAGGAAATTCTGTTTACACCGAATGGAGTAGCTTTCGATGAGATCAAACAAGCTGTTGATATGGGACTTGTTATCAATATCGACAACATTTCTGTACTCGAACAATTCGGACATGAGTATGAAGGTCGTGTTCCTTGTTGCATCCGGCTTAATCCGCACATTGCAGCAGGAGGAAACTCACACATTCAAACCGGACATATCGATTCTAAATTCGGAATTTCTATTCATCAGCTCAGACATGTTTTACGAATTGTGACTTCATGCAAAATGAAAGTGAACGGACTGCATATTCATACCGGTTCGGAAATTCTTGACAGTTCTGTTTTCTTACGTGTTGCTGAATTGATGTTCGAAGAAGCAAAACAATTTCCGGATCTTGAATTTATTGATTTCGGAAGTGGATTCAAAGTCGCATACAAAGAAGGCGACTATACAACAGACATTGAAGAACTCGCAAGTGAATTTACATTGCTCTTCAATAATTTCTGTACCGACTATGGCAAAAAACTTGAACTGTGGTTTGAACCGGGAAAATTTCTCGTCAGTGAAGCCGGCGTTCTGCTTACTCAAGTCAACACTGTTAAACAAACGATGTCAACTGTTTTCGCCGGCGTTAACTCCGGACAAAATCATTTGATCCGGCCAATGTTTTACGATGCATATCATCATATAATCAATATCAGTAATCCAACCGGAAAACAAAGACTCTATACTGTTGTCGGTTACATCTGCGAAACGGATACGTTCGGTTGGGATCGCAAAATGGCCGAAGTCCGCGAAGGTGACATTCTTGCCATCCTCAATGCCGGCGCTTACGGTTTCTCAATGAGCAACAATTACAATTCCCGCCTCCGTCCCGCCGAAGTCATGATAGAAAACGGAAAAGCGAGATTGATAAGGAGGAGGGAGACGGTGGAGGATCTTCTCAAGACCCAGATCATGTAG
- a CDS encoding iron-sulfur cluster-binding protein, with product MSLHSEQFLIDAEDRVFNKEHRRKLAFNILQYDKKVVDGKLQYDDFETARQRAAMLKWKVMENLDKYLTEFESNFSKRGGKVIWAQDADEAISEMMRIMKHAKAKTVVKAKSMTTEEIHVNEALTAENIESLETDLGEFIVQLRNESPYHIVTPAMHLSKEDVAKTFNEKFKLPLTSTPKEITAFVREKLREKYQIADVGITGANFLIADSGSVCVTENEGNALMSIAFPKIQIAIVGIEKIIPTLTDLDLFWPLLATHGTGQNITVYNSISTGPRQDGELDGPDEMYVILLDNGRTQLLAQQEQRQALSCIRCGACLNGCPIYKGVGGHAYGSTYSGPIGSIITPHYKGMEEFKHLSYASSLCGKCTEVCPVKIDLHKLLLYNRRDSVEQKLNPFSEKFIFTIWKKAMLNRSLMNGGGSRIKNFFLRNFFRSKWGERRELPEVAPKSFNEMWRNK from the coding sequence ATGTCCCTCCACTCCGAACAATTTCTCATAGACGCCGAAGACCGCGTGTTCAATAAAGAACATCGAAGGAAACTGGCGTTTAATATTCTTCAGTACGATAAAAAAGTTGTTGACGGAAAACTTCAGTACGACGATTTTGAAACTGCTCGTCAACGGGCAGCGATGCTGAAGTGGAAGGTGATGGAAAATCTCGATAAATATTTAACTGAGTTCGAATCGAATTTTTCTAAACGCGGAGGCAAAGTGATCTGGGCACAGGATGCTGATGAAGCGATATCTGAAATGATGCGCATCATGAAACATGCTAAAGCGAAAACTGTCGTTAAAGCAAAGTCGATGACTACTGAAGAGATTCATGTCAACGAAGCACTCACTGCTGAAAATATTGAATCGCTCGAAACAGATCTTGGTGAATTCATCGTTCAATTACGCAATGAATCTCCTTATCACATTGTAACTCCTGCAATGCATCTTTCAAAAGAAGATGTTGCAAAAACATTCAACGAAAAATTTAAACTTCCGCTTACAAGTACTCCTAAAGAGATCACTGCTTTCGTAAGAGAAAAATTGCGAGAGAAATATCAGATCGCTGATGTTGGAATTACAGGCGCAAACTTTTTAATTGCAGATTCCGGTTCTGTTTGTGTAACTGAAAACGAAGGCAATGCTTTAATGTCAATTGCTTTTCCTAAAATTCAGATCGCAATTGTTGGAATTGAAAAAATTATACCGACACTTACTGATCTCGATCTTTTCTGGCCTTTGCTTGCAACACATGGTACAGGACAAAATATAACTGTTTACAATTCTATTTCTACCGGTCCTCGACAAGACGGTGAGTTGGATGGTCCGGATGAGATGTATGTTATTCTTCTTGACAATGGCCGCACGCAATTGCTCGCACAACAAGAGCAACGTCAGGCATTATCCTGTATTCGTTGCGGTGCATGTCTGAACGGTTGTCCGATTTACAAAGGAGTAGGAGGGCATGCATACGGTTCAACTTACAGCGGACCGATTGGTTCTATCATCACTCCGCATTACAAAGGTATGGAAGAGTTCAAGCATTTGAGTTATGCTTCATCTCTATGCGGAAAGTGTACAGAAGTTTGTCCGGTGAAGATTGATTTGCATAAATTACTCCTGTATAATCGCCGCGATTCTGTTGAACAAAAATTAAATCCATTCTCCGAAAAATTTATTTTTACGATATGGAAAAAAGCAATGCTGAACAGAAGTCTGATGAATGGCGGCGGATCGAGAATAAAAAACTTTTTCTTAAGAAACTTTTTCCGTTCCAAATGGGGCGAAAGACGCGAATTGCCGGAAGTGGCACCGAAGTCGTTTAATGAGATGTGGAGAAATAAGTAA
- a CDS encoding PAS domain-containing protein translates to MKEVLSFTEEKVLILNPEGKVVYANDHFLTSSGYNRKDKSALNLNSLVSTGVKKSIDSALSNNLICVSTEKFNFSNSSEKISFIAFNIWNVNFKVGKVLILLYPEKNGELLKNNLFEESILRAMNSRNDAVWFMTNIQTGRYAFTSDSVRTILGWQPIHFNLGGWLFLFSIVHPDDITKLFASHNEWVIMKNKLGALYDHVEYTNTFRIKNSKGEYVSVDTDSNVLERDEEGRIKLIFGSFRLIDQNLMNQKISEQKAGNIKVIDGKTYVELDYLKKLREELEENSPKQAFKNLSSRELEILDLIVEEHSSVEISKKLNISIHTINLHRKQIMKKLEAKNLAGLIRIYYTSK, encoded by the coding sequence ATGAAAGAAGTTTTATCCTTTACCGAGGAAAAAGTTCTTATTTTAAATCCTGAAGGAAAGGTTGTTTATGCAAATGATCACTTTCTGACTTCATCAGGTTACAATAGAAAGGATAAGAGTGCATTAAATTTAAATTCTTTAGTAAGTACGGGTGTAAAAAAATCAATTGATTCAGCTCTCAGCAATAATTTAATTTGTGTTTCTACTGAGAAATTTAATTTTTCGAATTCATCAGAGAAAATTTCATTTATCGCATTTAATATCTGGAATGTAAATTTTAAAGTTGGAAAGGTTTTAATATTACTTTATCCGGAAAAAAACGGTGAATTATTAAAAAATAATTTATTTGAAGAAAGTATTCTAAGGGCAATGAATAGTAGGAATGATGCTGTGTGGTTTATGACCAATATTCAAACCGGAAGATATGCCTTCACAAGTGATTCTGTTAGAACAATACTTGGATGGCAGCCTATTCATTTCAATCTTGGTGGGTGGTTATTTCTTTTTTCTATTGTACATCCTGATGATATTACTAAATTATTTGCAAGTCACAACGAATGGGTGATAATGAAAAATAAATTAGGTGCTTTGTATGATCATGTTGAATACACAAATACCTTCCGGATAAAAAATTCAAAAGGTGAATATGTATCAGTTGATACTGATTCAAATGTACTAGAACGTGACGAAGAAGGCCGGATCAAACTTATTTTTGGATCATTCCGATTGATCGACCAGAATTTAATGAATCAAAAGATCTCGGAACAGAAAGCAGGAAACATAAAAGTGATTGATGGTAAAACATACGTCGAACTGGATTATCTGAAAAAATTACGTGAGGAGTTGGAAGAGAATTCTCCAAAGCAAGCATTCAAAAATCTGTCGTCACGCGAACTTGAAATTCTGGATCTGATCGTTGAAGAACATTCATCAGTTGAAATTTCGAAAAAGCTGAATATAAGTATCCATACAATAAATCTTCATCGGAAACAGATCATGAAAAAACTCGAGGCGAAGAATTTAGCCGGGCTGATCAGGATTTACTATACCAGTAAATAA
- a CDS encoding PAS domain-containing protein → MNEINNFVEPNRPMYELILDGIIIANLSGKISYVNSAACKLMNCDNRKDLKNKSITDCFKDSNYLDEIIRYLATQKSFVTTKICTKKDGIEGVFILCFSLLLDLNSMPIGLQVVFKNPDSVPDDNLYFEKRSALLKSLNYHSREIIYISDVAKKSNIFCSQAVEKILGWTQKDFLDGGWAFSVSLTHPDDAEMITEHFIREMELRKKEKFIHDHKPIIYEYRKRHKNGTFLKMYSESILIERDLDQNPKFLMTFSRVASDEQKNNVQDKDEFDLSIKKELDKILLTGKTKNKFNPVQLSQREKEILQLVRDGLSTKEIADILCIKITSVNSYRKNLMIKMNAKNTAELVQKSNQFILT, encoded by the coding sequence ATGAATGAAATAAATAATTTTGTTGAGCCAAACAGGCCAATGTATGAATTGATTCTCGACGGGATTATTATTGCAAATCTCTCAGGAAAGATCTCGTATGTAAATTCAGCAGCCTGCAAATTGATGAATTGTGATAACAGGAAAGATCTGAAAAACAAATCCATTACAGATTGTTTTAAAGATTCGAATTATCTTGATGAGATCATCAGATACTTAGCGACACAAAAAAGTTTTGTCACTACAAAAATCTGCACAAAGAAAGACGGTATTGAAGGGGTTTTTATATTATGCTTTTCATTACTATTAGATCTGAACTCAATGCCAATTGGGTTGCAGGTCGTATTTAAAAATCCGGATTCTGTTCCGGATGACAACCTGTATTTCGAAAAACGCAGTGCATTATTAAAATCACTTAACTACCACTCCCGCGAAATAATTTACATCAGTGATGTTGCGAAAAAAAGTAATATTTTTTGTTCGCAGGCAGTTGAGAAGATCTTAGGCTGGACCCAAAAAGATTTTCTCGATGGTGGCTGGGCTTTTTCTGTTTCATTAACTCATCCGGACGATGCAGAAATGATCACAGAACATTTTATCCGTGAAATGGAATTAAGAAAAAAAGAAAAATTTATTCATGACCATAAGCCAATAATTTATGAATACAGAAAACGTCATAAGAATGGTACATTCCTAAAAATGTATTCTGAAAGTATTCTGATTGAACGTGATCTGGATCAGAATCCGAAATTCCTGATGACTTTTTCAAGAGTTGCTTCTGATGAACAAAAAAATAATGTTCAGGATAAGGATGAGTTCGACTTGTCAATCAAGAAAGAACTCGATAAAATATTATTGACCGGTAAGACAAAGAATAAATTTAATCCGGTACAATTATCACAAAGAGAAAAGGAGATCTTACAACTTGTACGCGATGGTTTATCTACAAAAGAAATTGCAGATATTCTTTGTATTAAAATAACATCGGTAAATTCCTACCGGAAAAACCTGATGATAAAGATGAATGCCAAAAATACAGCTGAACTTGTACAAAAATCAAATCAGTTCATTTTAACCTGA
- a CDS encoding M42 family metallopeptidase, translated as MKLNIPLLKEICETAGAPGYEQRIREIVLREIKGLADEVSVDNMGNVTAIKKGRERKKVMIAAHMDEIGFMVTHIDDNGFLRFHTLGGFDPKTLTAQRVIVHGTKDLIGVMGSKPIHIMTADERNKVTAITDYFIDLGMPKEEVEKYIRIGNPITRQRELIEMGNCVNCKSIDNRVSVFILIESMRLMKDLPYDLYAVFTVQEEVGIRGASVAAHKIEPDFGFGLDTTIAFDVPGAQAHEKVTSLGGGAGIKIMDSSTICDYRMIDFMKKTADKHSIKWQPEILQAGGTDTAGIQRMGKTGSIAGAISIPTRHIHQVIEMANQDDIANCIDLLTKCSQELDQYNWEFTSI; from the coding sequence ATGAAACTCAACATCCCCCTACTAAAAGAAATCTGCGAAACAGCCGGCGCTCCGGGGTATGAGCAGCGGATTCGTGAAATTGTATTACGTGAAATCAAAGGTCTGGCTGATGAAGTTAGTGTAGACAATATGGGAAATGTCACTGCCATAAAAAAAGGCCGTGAAAGAAAGAAAGTGATGATCGCTGCTCACATGGATGAGATCGGATTTATGGTAACGCATATTGACGACAATGGATTTTTACGGTTTCATACGCTTGGCGGATTTGATCCCAAGACATTGACAGCACAGCGGGTAATTGTTCATGGAACAAAAGACCTGATCGGTGTAATGGGTAGTAAACCTATTCACATCATGACGGCTGACGAAAGAAATAAAGTTACAGCAATAACAGATTACTTCATTGACCTTGGAATGCCAAAGGAAGAAGTTGAGAAATATATCCGAATAGGAAATCCGATTACACGTCAGCGCGAATTGATTGAAATGGGAAACTGCGTGAATTGCAAATCGATCGACAACAGGGTTTCTGTTTTCATTCTTATAGAATCGATGCGACTGATGAAAGATCTTCCTTACGATCTGTATGCAGTATTCACAGTACAGGAAGAAGTGGGTATCCGTGGTGCAAGTGTAGCAGCACATAAGATAGAACCGGATTTTGGTTTTGGTCTGGATACTACAATTGCATTTGATGTTCCGGGAGCGCAGGCGCATGAGAAAGTTACATCCCTTGGCGGAGGCGCCGGAATCAAGATCATGGATTCGTCAACTATCTGCGATTACAGGATGATCGACTTTATGAAAAAGACAGCCGATAAACATTCGATCAAATGGCAGCCTGAAATTTTACAGGCTGGAGGAACTGATACAGCCGGAATCCAGAGAATGGGGAAAACAGGGTCAATTGCGGGCGCGATAAGTATTCCGACAAGACATATTCATCAGGTCATAGAAATGGCAAACCAGGATGATATTGCCAATTGTATCGATCTGTTAACCAAATGTTCTCAGGAATTAGATCAATATAATTGGGAATTCACTTCGATTTAA
- the pyk gene encoding pyruvate kinase has protein sequence MNKVPFNKTKIVATIGPASSSHEVLRKMMIAGVDVCRLNLSHGEDSVHEGVINTIRDLNKELNLHTSILVDLQGPKLRIGEVEGNQIFLENGSKVVFTMHECVGNAKRLYMNYKDFAKDVAIGDIVLIDDGKIVLNVLETNHTDEVIALVESGGKLSGRKGVNLPKTKISLPSLTPKDLHDLEFALKQNVDWIGLSFVRSPLDIIDLKNRIKQAGRKCRVIAKIEKPEALSEIDHIIHETDALMVARGDLGVELPMEEVPLIQKMLVNKCIQASKPVIIATQMMESMISSYTPTRAEVNDVANSVIDGADAVMLSGETSVGLYPVRVVEHMRTIIAKVEAKGYYYNRKHLPSVTSDTFISDSVCYNACVMASQVGARAIVGMTRSGYTAYKVSAQRPDADILIFTDVPDMLNVLSLVWGVRVFFYDHVVTTDETIIELQNILKEKGYVNKDDIIINLASIPLEEQGRTNMIKLGRVK, from the coding sequence ATGAACAAAGTACCATTTAATAAAACAAAAATTGTTGCAACGATTGGACCGGCATCATCATCGCATGAAGTATTGAGAAAAATGATGATTGCAGGAGTAGATGTTTGCAGATTAAATTTATCGCATGGAGAAGACAGTGTGCATGAAGGAGTGATAAATACGATCCGTGACCTCAACAAGGAATTGAATTTACACACCTCTATACTAGTCGATCTTCAGGGACCAAAACTACGCATTGGTGAAGTTGAAGGGAATCAGATCTTTCTTGAGAATGGTTCGAAAGTAGTATTCACTATGCATGAATGTGTAGGGAATGCGAAAAGACTTTACATGAACTACAAAGATTTTGCAAAAGATGTAGCTATTGGAGATATCGTTTTGATCGACGATGGAAAAATTGTTTTGAATGTACTTGAAACCAATCATACAGACGAAGTAATTGCACTTGTGGAAAGTGGCGGAAAATTATCCGGACGAAAAGGTGTAAATCTTCCGAAGACAAAAATTTCATTGCCAAGCCTTACTCCAAAAGATCTGCATGATCTTGAATTTGCATTGAAGCAGAATGTCGACTGGATCGGTTTATCATTTGTAAGAAGTCCATTAGACATTATTGATCTGAAGAACAGAATCAAACAAGCAGGAAGAAAATGTCGTGTGATCGCTAAAATAGAAAAGCCGGAAGCATTATCAGAGATCGATCACATCATTCACGAAACCGATGCATTGATGGTTGCCCGTGGAGATCTTGGAGTTGAATTACCGATGGAAGAAGTTCCGTTGATACAAAAGATGCTAGTTAACAAATGCATTCAGGCCAGCAAACCTGTTATTATTGCAACACAAATGATGGAGAGTATGATCTCAAGTTATACTCCAACCAGAGCAGAAGTTAATGATGTTGCCAATTCAGTAATTGACGGAGCTGATGCAGTGATGTTGAGTGGAGAAACGTCAGTAGGTTTGTATCCGGTACGTGTTGTAGAACACATGCGAACGATCATTGCAAAAGTCGAAGCAAAAGGATATTATTACAACAGAAAACATTTACCAAGCGTAACCAGCGATACTTTTATTTCTGATTCGGTATGTTATAATGCATGTGTGATGGCATCGCAAGTTGGTGCACGCGCAATAGTCGGAATGACAAGATCAGGATACACTGCATACAAAGTATCAGCACAACGTCCTGATGCCGACATTCTGATCTTTACAGATGTTCCCGATATGTTGAATGTATTAAGTTTAGTCTGGGGTGTTCGTGTATTTTTCTACGATCACGTCGTCACAACCGACGAAACAATAATTGAACTTCAGAATATTCTGAAAGAAAAAGGGTATGTGAATAAAGATGATATTATAATTAACCTTGCTAGTATTCCTTTGGAAGAACAAGGGAGGACAAATATGATTAAACTTGGCCGGGTGAAGTAA
- a CDS encoding IPExxxVDY family protein translates to MAKTVIKFTNEDDYDFILIGLACQHRDYRLCHELNRTLGISMMKKDDYTVFNNKRMEDHAFSFYEFTNEEGDRYNLISNRCPKGVLLPEQKALDYLFLIRPDKTRIDESELLQKLKNIRILLGVYKLEVLKLKSKDNLLF, encoded by the coding sequence ATGGCCAAGACCGTCATAAAATTCACTAATGAAGACGATTACGATTTTATACTGATCGGATTGGCTTGTCAGCACCGTGATTACAGGTTGTGTCATGAATTAAATAGAACACTTGGAATTAGTATGATGAAAAAAGATGATTACACTGTTTTCAATAATAAGAGAATGGAAGATCATGCTTTTTCATTTTATGAATTTACAAATGAAGAAGGCGACAGGTATAATCTTATTTCCAATCGTTGTCCGAAAGGAGTATTACTTCCTGAGCAGAAAGCACTGGATTATCTTTTTCTGATTCGTCCTGATAAGACAAGAATTGATGAAAGTGAATTACTTCAAAAATTGAAGAACATCAGAATTCTTCTTGGGGTTTACAAGCTTGAAGTATTAAAATTAAAATCAAAAGACAATTTACTATTCTAA
- the rnc gene encoding ribonuclease III — MSVISTIRLFFSKDKKFVGSLRNLLGFIPGNPAVYHLAFRHRSTATEHHNGAKISNERLEYLGDAVLGAIIAELLFKKFPFREEGFLTEMRSKIVNREHLNKLSLKLGIDHFMINSIDPAAKNKSAYGDAFEALIGAIYIDKGYNTAQKFVLKRIVRHHIDLEEIELQDKNFKSKLINWSQRERKVVEFELIEEVDNGGKKLLRVRVLVDGVEKARGEDFSKKRAEQIAAEKVCLALHLE, encoded by the coding sequence TTGAGTGTAATATCTACTATTCGTTTATTCTTTTCCAAGGACAAAAAATTTGTCGGATCACTGCGAAATCTTCTTGGATTCATTCCCGGAAATCCTGCCGTGTATCATCTTGCTTTTCGGCATCGTTCAACTGCTACTGAACATCATAATGGTGCAAAGATAAGTAACGAACGATTGGAATATTTAGGTGATGCAGTCCTTGGAGCGATCATAGCTGAATTACTCTTCAAAAAATTTCCTTTCAGAGAAGAAGGATTTCTGACCGAAATGCGAAGTAAGATCGTTAACCGTGAACATCTGAATAAACTTTCATTGAAACTGGGCATAGATCATTTTATGATCAACTCAATTGACCCCGCTGCAAAAAATAAATCTGCTTATGGCGATGCATTTGAAGCATTGATTGGCGCTATTTATATCGACAAAGGATATAATACTGCACAAAAATTTGTTTTAAAGCGTATCGTCAGACATCATATAGATCTGGAAGAGATTGAATTGCAGGATAAGAATTTCAAGAGTAAACTCATCAACTGGTCGCAACGAGAGCGAAAAGTTGTTGAATTCGAATTAATAGAAGAAGTTGACAATGGAGGGAAAAAATTATTGCGAGTACGGGTTCTTGTCGATGGTGTAGAAAAAGCGCGTGGTGAAGATTTTTCCAAAAAACGTGCAGAGCAGATCGCTGCGGAGAAGGTTTGTCTGGCGTTGCACTTGGAGTAA
- the fabF gene encoding beta-ketoacyl-ACP synthase II, with protein MQLKRVVVTGLGALTPLGNNVQDYWTGLVNGVSGADMITKFDASKFKTRFACEVKGFDVNDFFERKEGRKLDGFSHYALVVADQGIKDAKIDLETANHDRIGVIWGSGIGGLKTFQDEVTAFALGDGTPRFNPFFIPKMISDIASGHISIKYGFRGPNFTTVSACASSTNAINDAFTYLRLGKADIIVTGGSESTVNEVGIGGFNALQALSQRNDDPKTASRPFDLDRDGFVLGEGAGCLILEELEHAKARGAKIYAEIVGGGMSADAYHMTAPHPEGIGAANVMRAALEDAEMKPSDIDYINVHGTSTPIGDPQEIKAIQTIFGQEAYRLNISSTKSMTGHLLGAAGAIESIASILAIVHGIIPPTINHFTDDPAFDPKLNLTFNTAQKREVRAALSNTFGFGGHNASVIFKKYV; from the coding sequence ATGCAACTGAAACGAGTAGTCGTAACGGGCCTTGGCGCTCTTACTCCCCTTGGGAATAATGTTCAAGATTATTGGACCGGATTAGTTAATGGTGTCAGCGGTGCTGACATGATCACTAAGTTTGATGCATCCAAATTCAAAACACGTTTCGCTTGTGAAGTGAAAGGCTTTGATGTAAACGATTTCTTTGAAAGAAAAGAAGGTCGTAAGCTCGATGGCTTTTCTCACTATGCGTTGGTAGTTGCAGATCAGGGAATCAAAGATGCAAAGATCGATCTTGAAACAGCGAATCACGACCGCATTGGTGTGATCTGGGGTTCAGGAATCGGAGGATTAAAAACTTTTCAGGATGAAGTCACAGCATTTGCATTAGGTGATGGAACTCCGCGATTCAATCCATTCTTCATTCCAAAAATGATCTCTGATATTGCATCAGGACATATTTCAATCAAGTATGGTTTTCGTGGTCCTAACTTTACAACTGTTTCAGCTTGTGCTTCATCAACCAATGCGATCAATGATGCCTTTACCTACTTACGTTTAGGTAAAGCCGATATAATTGTAACCGGTGGATCAGAGTCAACAGTAAATGAAGTTGGTATTGGCGGGTTCAATGCATTACAAGCATTATCACAACGAAACGATGATCCTAAAACTGCATCAAGACCATTCGATCTTGACCGCGATGGATTTGTTTTAGGTGAAGGTGCCGGATGTCTGATCCTTGAAGAACTGGAACATGCAAAAGCACGTGGTGCAAAGATCTATGCAGAAATTGTCGGCGGAGGTATGTCGGCAGATGCTTATCATATGACAGCTCCACATCCTGAAGGAATCGGAGCGGCAAATGTAATGCGTGCAGCATTGGAAGATGCGGAAATGAAACCATCGGATATCGATTACATCAATGTTCATGGCACTTCTACTCCAATCGGAGATCCACAGGAAATAAAAGCGATCCAGACTATTTTTGGTCAGGAAGCATATCGATTGAATATCAGTTCAACAAAATCAATGACAGGCCATTTACTTGGTGCTGCAGGTGCGATTGAATCGATTGCAAGTATTTTAGCAATTGTTCATGGCATTATTCCTCCTACCATCAATCACTTTACAGATGATCCTGCTTTCGATCCAAAACTTAATCTGACGTTTAACACTGCTCAAAAGCGTGAAGTACGTGCAGCATTAAGCAATACATTTGGTTTTGGTGGACACAATGCTTCTGTTATTTTCAAAAAGTACGTTTGA
- a CDS encoding acyl carrier protein: MSDIAAKVKAIIIDKLGVDEKEVTPEASFTNDLGADSLDTVELIMEFEKEFNIAIPDDQAEKIATVGQAIEYIEKNAK; the protein is encoded by the coding sequence ATGTCAGACATTGCAGCAAAAGTTAAAGCAATCATCATCGACAAATTAGGTGTTGATGAAAAAGAAGTTACCCCTGAAGCGAGCTTCACAAACGATCTGGGTGCAGATTCTCTTGATACGGTTGAGTTGATCATGGAATTCGAAAAAGAATTCAATATCGCTATCCCTGATGATCAAGCAGAAAAAATTGCCACTGTAGGTCAGGCAATTGAATACATCGAGAAAAACGCAAAATAA